One window from the genome of Thermus tengchongensis encodes:
- a CDS encoding ABC transporter ATP-binding protein, with protein sequence MVAVEGLRKRGRLLGVSLRVERGVVGLLGPNGAGKSTLLALLAGRLRPDGGEARLLGHAPRDPKALPLRAYLPQSPRLFPHLKALEVLEGARRVKGLGKGALEEAVGRMGLESFLHRPVAVLSGGQRQRLALAVALMGDPPIWLLDEPTAALDPKGRERFWAWVGAKREGVVLLALHHVEEARRADRLVLLKGGEVLEEGPPEAVLGLRDERVPWLMEVLYEEPA encoded by the coding sequence ATGGTGGCGGTGGAGGGCCTGAGGAAGCGGGGGCGGCTCCTAGGGGTGAGCCTCCGGGTGGAGAGGGGCGTGGTGGGCCTTTTGGGCCCCAACGGGGCGGGGAAGAGCACCCTTTTGGCCCTCCTCGCCGGACGCCTAAGGCCCGACGGCGGGGAGGCCCGCCTCCTGGGCCACGCCCCCCGGGACCCCAAGGCCTTGCCCCTTCGGGCTTACCTCCCGCAAAGCCCGAGGCTTTTTCCCCACCTGAAGGCCCTCGAGGTCCTGGAGGGAGCCAGACGGGTAAAGGGCCTGGGGAAAGGGGCCCTGGAGGAGGCGGTGGGGCGCATGGGCCTGGAAAGTTTTCTGCACCGGCCTGTGGCCGTCCTTTCCGGAGGGCAGCGCCAGCGCTTGGCCCTGGCCGTAGCCCTCATGGGGGACCCCCCCATCTGGCTCCTGGACGAGCCCACCGCCGCCTTGGACCCCAAGGGGCGGGAGCGCTTCTGGGCCTGGGTGGGGGCCAAGCGGGAGGGGGTGGTCCTCCTGGCCCTGCACCACGTGGAGGAGGCCCGGCGGGCGGACCGCCTGGTGCTCCTGAAGGGGGGTGAGGTCCTGGAAGAGGGCCCCCCCGAAGCGGTTTTGGGCCTAAGGGACGAGCGCGTTCCCTGGCTAATGGAGGTGCTCTATGAGGAACCGGCGTGA
- a CDS encoding NosD domain-containing protein, with protein sequence MHHLGWWPFFLGMVLAAPVLQLRGEVEGPLVLATPGLLLEGRGAVLRGDKGHTLSLLAPGIRVRGLTVVGAGPGDDFFEPDAAIYLRGCRGCLLEGIRVEGAPTAVRMEDSPRAVVRGLRAKGLGESPGVLVYGSPGVRMEGSHLLGYMDAVYVEYSPDMVIRDNLLEENGRYGFHVMFSWGVRVEGNQSLRNGIGNAVMHGVANRVRGNLLAGQGSPVGYGLLVQDERGTRVEANRFQENTLGLVLMDAQGVEVKGNRFQENGTALRITRERGGNSARVEGNAFQGNLYDLLVDDPEAKAKVVGNRYDRASGLPVPHLPTGSFALLLARQPELSLFALSPGVLLWEAAEAQVPGLRLVALADPKAEPLARETRPHGGWLVLGLLGGVLWWRWRA encoded by the coding sequence ATGCACCATTTGGGATGGTGGCCTTTTTTCCTGGGCATGGTCCTCGCCGCACCGGTCCTCCAGCTAAGAGGGGAGGTGGAGGGACCCTTGGTCCTGGCTACCCCCGGCCTTTTGCTGGAGGGGAGGGGAGCGGTCCTGCGGGGGGATAAGGGGCACACCCTGAGCCTCCTGGCCCCGGGCATACGGGTGAGGGGGCTGACGGTGGTGGGGGCGGGGCCAGGGGACGACTTCTTTGAGCCGGATGCGGCCATCTACCTCCGGGGTTGCCGGGGGTGTCTCCTCGAGGGGATAAGGGTGGAGGGTGCTCCCACCGCGGTGCGGATGGAGGACTCCCCAAGGGCGGTGGTGCGGGGCCTGAGGGCCAAAGGCCTGGGGGAGTCCCCGGGGGTTCTGGTCTACGGGAGCCCGGGGGTGCGGATGGAGGGGAGCCACCTCCTTGGCTACATGGACGCGGTCTACGTGGAGTACAGCCCGGACATGGTCATCCGGGACAACCTCTTGGAGGAGAACGGGCGCTACGGCTTCCACGTGATGTTCTCCTGGGGGGTGCGGGTGGAGGGAAACCAAAGCCTCCGTAACGGCATCGGCAACGCGGTGATGCACGGGGTGGCCAACCGTGTGCGGGGGAACCTGCTGGCTGGACAGGGGAGCCCGGTGGGCTACGGGCTCCTGGTCCAAGACGAGCGGGGGACCCGGGTGGAGGCCAACCGCTTTCAGGAGAACACCCTGGGTCTGGTCCTCATGGATGCCCAAGGGGTGGAGGTCAAGGGGAACCGCTTTCAGGAAAACGGCACCGCCCTGCGCATCACCCGGGAGCGGGGCGGGAACTCCGCCCGGGTGGAGGGGAACGCGTTTCAGGGAAACCTCTACGACCTCCTGGTGGACGACCCCGAGGCCAAGGCCAAGGTGGTGGGCAACCGCTACGACCGGGCCAGCGGCCTGCCCGTGCCCCACCTGCCCACGGGCTCCTTCGCCCTTCTCCTGGCCCGCCAGCCGGAGCTTTCCCTCTTCGCCCTCTCCCCAGGGGTGCTCCTCTGGGAGGCGGCGGAGGCCCAGGTGCCGGGGCTAAGGCTGGTGGCCCTGGCCGATCCCAAGGCGGAGCCCTTGGCCAGGGAAACCCGGCCCCATGGGGGGTGGCTGGTCCTAGGTCTTTTGGGAGGTGTCCTATGGTGGCGGTGGAGGGCCTGA
- a CDS encoding ZIP family metal transporter yields METPVFLYALLGGLFTWGLTAVGAASVFLAQEPSRKLLDGMLGFAAGVMLAASVFSLLLPGMEMAEAQGMVPWVPAVVGFLLGGALLRLMDRFLPHVHLGPGAQEEGVRTLWRRTTLLILAITLHNFPEGLAVGVAFGAAGLDPTGAATLGGAIALAVGIGLQNLPEGLAVAWPLRRAGIGAGKAWFYGQLSAIVEPIGALLGALLVTQMFYLLPYLMALAAGAMVFVIVEEVIPESQAEGNGDISTFGVMTGFALMMALDVALG; encoded by the coding sequence ATGGAAACCCCGGTTTTCCTCTATGCTCTCTTGGGAGGCCTCTTCACCTGGGGGCTTACCGCGGTGGGGGCGGCCAGCGTGTTCCTGGCGCAAGAGCCCAGCCGGAAGCTCCTGGATGGGATGTTGGGCTTTGCCGCTGGCGTGATGCTGGCGGCCAGCGTCTTCTCCCTTCTCCTTCCGGGGATGGAAATGGCCGAGGCTCAGGGCATGGTGCCCTGGGTGCCCGCCGTGGTGGGCTTTCTCCTGGGCGGAGCCCTTTTGCGCCTGATGGACCGGTTTCTCCCCCATGTTCACCTAGGGCCAGGGGCGCAGGAGGAGGGGGTTCGTACCCTATGGCGGCGCACCACCTTGCTGATCCTGGCCATCACCCTCCATAACTTCCCCGAGGGCCTGGCGGTGGGGGTGGCCTTTGGAGCCGCGGGGCTTGACCCCACAGGGGCGGCCACCCTGGGCGGGGCCATCGCCCTGGCGGTGGGCATCGGTTTGCAAAACCTGCCCGAGGGTTTGGCGGTGGCCTGGCCCCTGAGGCGGGCGGGCATCGGGGCGGGAAAGGCCTGGTTTTACGGGCAGCTTTCCGCCATCGTGGAGCCCATTGGGGCTCTGCTGGGAGCCCTTCTGGTCACGCAGATGTTCTACCTGTTGCCCTACCTCATGGCCTTGGCGGCAGGGGCCATGGTTTTCGTGATCGTGGAGGAGGTCATTCCGGAAAGCCAGGCGGAGGGCAACGGGGATATCTCCACCTTCGGGGTGATGACGGGCTTTGCCCTCATGATGGCCTTGGACGTGGCCCTGGGTTGA
- a CDS encoding SCO family protein produces MKGKLLLPVLLVLGLVGVAYLLLPKGSHSFYGTRLLNPKPVDFALEGPQGPVQLSQHKDKLVLIFFGYVHCPDVCPTTMLALKRAYEKLSPQEQERVQVIFISVDPERDTPQISDQYAKGFHPSFLGLTGSPETIQEVARTFGVYYQKTQYRGPGEYLVDHTATTFVVKEGKLILLFSPDKVEETEKVVGDLRALL; encoded by the coding sequence ATGAAAGGGAAACTCCTCTTGCCCGTCCTCCTGGTCCTCGGCCTGGTGGGGGTGGCCTACCTTCTCCTGCCCAAGGGCTCCCACAGCTTCTACGGCACCCGGCTTCTGAATCCCAAGCCCGTGGACTTTGCCCTCGAGGGGCCCCAGGGCCCGGTACAGCTTTCCCAGCATAAGGACAAGTTGGTCCTCATCTTCTTTGGCTACGTCCACTGCCCCGATGTCTGCCCCACCACCATGCTGGCTTTAAAACGGGCCTACGAGAAGCTCTCCCCCCAGGAACAGGAAAGGGTACAGGTGATCTTCATCAGCGTGGACCCCGAGCGGGATACCCCACAGATCTCCGACCAGTACGCCAAGGGCTTCCACCCCAGCTTCCTGGGCCTCACGGGAAGCCCGGAAACCATCCAGGAGGTGGCCCGGACCTTCGGGGTCTACTACCAGAAGACCCAGTACCGGGGCCCGGGGGAGTACCTGGTGGACCACACCGCCACCACCTTCGTGGTGAAAGAGGGAAAGCTGATCCTCCTCTTTAGCCCGGACAAGGTGGAGGAAACGGAGAAAGTCGTGGGGGACCTCCGGGCCTTGTTGTAA
- a CDS encoding copper chaperone PCu(A)C: protein MRWLLILLGGLALAQAVAIPGWVRLVPPVVKDTAAYLTLENRGKTPLRLVGAETDVAERVSFHQDHREHRGGHVVLGMRPLPYLDIPPGGRVEFRPGKYHLMLEGLKRPLKAGEKVTLVLKFQDGSRLKVILPVEMR, encoded by the coding sequence GTGAGATGGCTCCTGATCCTCCTGGGAGGCCTGGCCCTGGCCCAGGCGGTGGCCATCCCTGGCTGGGTCCGCCTGGTGCCCCCGGTGGTGAAGGACACCGCCGCCTACCTGACCCTGGAAAACCGGGGGAAGACCCCCTTGCGCCTGGTGGGGGCGGAAACGGACGTGGCCGAGCGGGTTTCCTTCCACCAGGACCACCGGGAGCACCGGGGAGGCCACGTGGTCCTAGGCATGCGCCCCCTGCCCTACCTGGACATCCCCCCAGGAGGCCGGGTGGAGTTCCGCCCCGGTAAGTACCACCTCATGCTGGAAGGGCTCAAACGCCCCTTAAAAGCGGGGGAGAAGGTGACCCTGGTGCTTAAATTCCAAGACGGTAGCAGGCTCAAGGTAATCCTACCGGTGGAGATGCGATGA
- a CDS encoding nitrous oxide reductase accessory protein NosL translates to MRNRREVLKVLGGLVVAAPVLAQHGGHGTMGGAAPTASPGAVIPAKPIPWEDGQCAFCDMPIKTPEGQWRGRTFPKGFFEQTYSQIAFEKPRPAPHDPKQVVEALHFESIACMVNYAWVHGIRDGEGATFYVTDRGAYDPARPQESVRLIPARQATYYWGERMMVVMNARLVAFADPAQARAFAERHREAHGRQRFLDFQTLWDLAPLPEMNLVALLARHAGLLEEGHGHHGH, encoded by the coding sequence ATGAGGAACCGGCGTGAGGTGCTGAAGGTTTTGGGCGGTCTGGTGGTGGCGGCCCCGGTGCTGGCCCAGCACGGGGGACACGGGACGATGGGCGGGGCGGCTCCCACCGCCTCCCCGGGCGCGGTGATCCCCGCCAAGCCCATCCCTTGGGAGGACGGCCAGTGCGCCTTCTGCGACATGCCCATCAAGACCCCGGAGGGGCAGTGGCGGGGGCGCACCTTCCCCAAGGGCTTCTTCGAGCAAACCTATTCCCAGATCGCCTTTGAGAAGCCCAGGCCCGCCCCCCACGACCCCAAGCAGGTGGTGGAAGCCCTGCACTTTGAGAGCATCGCCTGCATGGTGAACTACGCCTGGGTGCACGGGATTAGGGACGGGGAAGGGGCCACCTTCTACGTCACCGACCGGGGGGCCTACGACCCTGCCCGCCCCCAGGAGAGCGTGCGCCTCATCCCCGCCCGTCAGGCCACCTATTACTGGGGGGAGAGGATGATGGTGGTGATGAACGCCCGGCTGGTGGCCTTCGCCGACCCCGCCCAGGCCCGCGCCTTCGCGGAGCGGCACCGGGAAGCCCACGGCCGCCAGCGGTTCCTGGACTTCCAGACCCTCTGGGACCTGGCCCCCTTGCCGGAGATGAACCTGGTGGCCCTTCTGGCCCGGCACGCGGGGCTCTTGGAGGAAGGGCACGGGCACCACGGGCACTAG